The following proteins are encoded in a genomic region of Burkholderia pyrrocinia:
- the pbpG gene encoding D-alanyl-D-alanine endopeptidase yields MKAESFSPRRLLQSMTLGTAVSVAVALLATTASVAPADAFAATAKTQQAAKKKAAAPASSAKKKSVRAASDQSAKVAAADAPRAKASRKRMTLVSNVHGHRGAVRKVAFQPRRPTVGQAFGLHDTPDALALRSSVAYVVDQNSGDPLFDKNSHAVVPIASISKLMTAMVVLDSKSPMADQIEVTDEDRDYEKGTGSRLSVGSVLSREDMLHIALMASENRAAAALSRYYPGGRPAFIAAMNAKAKSLGMTDTHFENSTGLSSSNVSSARDLVKMVNAAYQYPTIRQFSTDRTYEVYTGKRNLVYNSTNALIRGNGSWDIGLQKTGFINEAGECLVMQATIHGRPMVMVLLDSFGKYSRFADAARLRNWLDAGGGERLTAANTPNGGT; encoded by the coding sequence ATGAAAGCCGAATCGTTTTCACCGCGCAGATTGTTGCAGAGCATGACGCTCGGCACGGCTGTGTCGGTCGCAGTCGCCTTGCTGGCGACCACCGCGTCCGTCGCGCCCGCTGACGCCTTTGCCGCCACTGCGAAGACCCAACAAGCCGCCAAGAAAAAGGCCGCCGCTCCTGCTTCGTCCGCGAAGAAGAAGTCGGTCAGGGCAGCATCCGACCAATCCGCCAAGGTCGCCGCGGCCGATGCGCCGCGCGCGAAGGCGTCGCGCAAGCGCATGACGCTCGTGTCGAACGTGCATGGCCATCGTGGCGCGGTCCGCAAGGTCGCGTTCCAGCCGCGTCGGCCGACGGTCGGCCAGGCGTTCGGCCTGCACGACACGCCGGACGCGCTCGCGCTGCGTTCGAGCGTCGCGTACGTGGTCGACCAGAATTCCGGCGATCCGCTGTTCGACAAGAATTCGCACGCCGTCGTGCCGATTGCGTCGATCTCGAAGCTGATGACGGCGATGGTCGTGCTCGACTCGAAGTCGCCGATGGCCGACCAGATCGAAGTCACCGACGAAGACCGCGACTACGAGAAGGGCACGGGCTCGCGCCTGTCGGTCGGCTCGGTGCTGTCGCGCGAGGACATGCTGCACATCGCGCTGATGGCGTCGGAAAACCGCGCGGCCGCCGCGCTGTCGCGTTACTACCCGGGCGGCCGTCCGGCGTTCATCGCCGCGATGAACGCGAAGGCGAAGTCGCTCGGCATGACCGATACGCACTTCGAGAATTCGACGGGCCTGTCGAGCTCGAATGTGTCGAGCGCGCGCGACCTCGTGAAGATGGTCAATGCGGCGTACCAGTATCCGACGATCCGCCAGTTCTCGACCGATCGCACCTACGAGGTGTACACGGGCAAGCGCAATCTGGTCTACAACAGCACGAACGCGCTGATCCGCGGTAACGGCTCGTGGGACATCGGCCTGCAGAAGACGGGCTTCATCAACGAGGCGGGCGAGTGCCTCGTGATGCAGGCGACGATCCACGGTCGGCCGATGGTGATGGTGCTGCTCGATTCGTTCGGCAAGTATTCGCGCTTTGCCGACGCGGCGCGCCTGCGCAACTGGCTTGATGCCGGCGGCGGCGAGCGCCTGACGGCCGCCAACACGCCGAACGGCGGGACCTGA
- a CDS encoding phasin family protein: MSLLTPEQIAAAQKANLESLFGLTTKAFEGVEKLIELNLQVVKSTLAESQENAQRLLSVKDAQELIALQASLSQPVAEKVLSYGRHLYEIASSTQAEFTKVAEAQFEEQNKKVQALVDNVAKNAPAGSETAVAALKSALNAANTTYETVQKATKQAVEIAETNFNAAAAVATKAATAAAARRTSKPAV, translated from the coding sequence ATGTCCTTGCTGACCCCCGAGCAAATCGCCGCCGCACAGAAAGCCAACCTCGAAAGCCTGTTCGGTCTGACGACCAAGGCGTTCGAAGGCGTCGAAAAGCTGATCGAACTCAACCTGCAGGTCGTGAAGTCGACGCTGGCCGAGAGCCAGGAAAACGCACAGCGTCTGCTGTCGGTGAAGGATGCACAGGAACTGATCGCACTGCAGGCCAGCCTGTCGCAGCCGGTCGCGGAAAAGGTGCTGTCGTACGGCCGTCACCTGTATGAAATCGCTTCGTCGACGCAAGCCGAGTTCACGAAGGTTGCGGAAGCACAATTCGAAGAGCAGAACAAGAAGGTCCAGGCACTGGTCGACAACGTCGCGAAGAACGCCCCGGCCGGTTCGGAAACGGCTGTCGCCGCACTGAAGTCGGCTCTGAACGCTGCGAACACCACGTACGAAACGGTTCAGAAGGCAACGAAGCAAGCCGTCGAGATCGCCGAGACGAACTTCAACGCCGCTGCAGCCGTCGCAACGAAGGCTGCCACCGCCGCTGCCGCACGTCGTACGAGCAAGCCGGCCGTCTAA